The DNA window ACAACGCCCTAGCTATCCAGATCCACATCCCCGCCGCGTGACTTGCACAGTTCCTTCAGAATCTGCATCCGCACCCGCTGCGTGTCCGTCGGGCCGACGTTGCCGACCTTTCGTGGGTTGTCTTTCGACCATTTCAGTGCTTTGGCGACGATTTTGACAAACTCTTTGTCTTCCCCGATCCGGGATGCGATTGCCTTGGCATCGATGCTATCCAGGATATCCTGGTCCATCCAATGCGGCGGCAGGGCCATTAGATTGTTCGCGGCCAATTCGATGTCGCCGGTTCCCTCGTTACAACATGCCCCGCGCGCGACCGTGGCGATCGAAGCCGTGCCGAGTCCGACCGCAGCCAGTGCCGCCCGCCGTGTGATCTTCGTCATCGCGATGCTCCCTGTGTTTTCTTGACGCCAGGAAAAGAATCGGCAGCCGCCTGTCGCCGCCGCACAGCGCCCTTACTATATTCAATTCTGCCGAATTTATGAAAGCCGTGAGGGGGCACTCGATGGAATACCAGGTTCAGATCCAAATGCTCGTCGCGCGGCCGCTGGCCGTCGTTCGCTTGCGAGCCAGCCAGGCACAGCTTTCTGCCGTCATACCGCAGGCCTGCGGAGAAGTCTGGAACTTCGTCCGCGCCGCGCAGATCAAAACCGCCGGCCGTCATGTTGCTATCTACTACGATAGCGAGATAAACATCGAATGCGGTGTCGAAGTGGACGAGCCGTTCACTTCCGACGGTCGTGTCATTGCCTCGGCGACCCCGGCCGGCCGCGTGGCAACGGTCGCGCATTTTGGCCCTTACCAACTGTTGAGCGCCGCCCACCAGGCGGTTACGCAGGCGTGCCGGTTGCAAGGGCATGCACTGGCCGGCCCGAGTTGGGAAATTTACGGCCACTGGACCGACGACCCGACGCAGGTACGCACCGACGTGTTCTACCTGCTGAAATAAGCCTGCTTCAGCGCAGGATCATGTCACACGCGCAAGCACTATGCGCGCGCCGTGAAGCGAACGCAATCCTTAGAAGCGGTATCCACCCAGCGGCAGCGTCACGCCGGCGTACCCGTCGTAGCCGCTGTCGTAGGCGTCGTACAGGTTCGGATAATAATCCGCGGCCGGAGTGAAATTGTTCGGCTGCGACGAAGACGAATAGTTGCCCGCACGATCCGCGGCCTCGTCTTGCTGGGCACGTTGCCGCTCACGCTTTTGCGCTTCGTTCGAGGCTACCATGCGCTGACGCGAAACGTCGAACCGCTTTTGCATCTGGGCCGATGCGTCCCGTTTCGTATTGATGCTGGCCAGCTTCTGGTCGATCTGCAGTGCGTTCATCGACAACACGTCCGGCAGACCCTGGCGCACCTTGCGAGCGTACGCTTCCGAAGCGACAGACAATGTCTCCGAGAGGTGCTCCTGCGCATCTTGAGCATGCTCGCCGGTCAGCACTTCGAGTTTGGCGTTCATCTCGGTCATGAACCGCTGCAACTGTGCAGACGTCATGCGCTTGATGCCCGCGCCGAGCCGTAGCCGAGTCCGTTTGACCTGCTCGGCATCGTAGAGAGTTTGCTTTGACAGCCACTGGTCAAAACGGCTGAGCGTATCTTGCAACTCGTCGCTCTTGAGAATCTGCTCGCGGGCCGCGACTTCCGTCGAATTGGCCGCAGGCGGGGCAATCGGCTGTTTCGTCTTCGTGGCCGTGGGCGCCGCCTGCCGGGCAGCAGTGGGCTTTTTCGCCGCAGGTGCCTGAGCGGCCACGTGACCCGGCGACACAGCCCCCAAGCCGACTTCCATGACAAATACAGCCAGCGGCGCCATCCATTTCGCGCGTCGGTTCGAATAGCGAAGCATGATTTCGCTCCTTGTGATCGCCGGATGACGCCTGCTAATTATACCTGACTAAAGTCGGTGGTTTACACGGATAAATCGCTAAACATGTAACAGCCGACCGGCCACGGCCAATAGTCCCTCTTAGAGACTCTACTTCTTGGCCGGCTTCCGTGTCGCCCGAAATCGAACGTCCGGGCCGGGACGTCCTTCGATCTGATCGTCGACCGATTCCCAGATAGCTGTATTATCGTCCACCCGACTGTAAAAATTCGTGGCCGACGTCCGCTGTCCGTCGGGCAGGACACCGCTGGTGCTGACCGTCCAGGCGTCTCCGTCCTTCGACCAGATCCCCTGGCCGTACCCCCCTCGCGAGTCATAAACAAAAGAGTGAATCCGTTCATGCACCGGATCCCAACCGATCCATTGTGTGGCTGATAAGGCCGGCTCCTCGCCCTTCGGTTCCACTTTTAAATGGCGCAAAATGTAAGCCTTCTCCGGCCCCCACGTGCAGGACACTTGGATCGTGCCCTGCGGTCCCTCGGCGACCCAATCACCGATCATCCAATCGAGGTCCTGAAATTTGTTGGCGCCGGCCGCGGCGCGATAGAGCGATTCGCGCACGCCATCGATTAACCATCGACCGTCCTTCTTCACCCACATCGCGCAGTAGCGGCCCAACTTCGGATGATCCCCGGGTGCGTCGGATCGCTCGATCGTGCCGTCTTCGACCGCAACGTCCGGCGTGATGAAGCGGACAGCTAAGGTCTCGGTCTTTGGCGCCTGCCGCGCGATATGCCCGTCCTCGCGCGACTGCGTTCGCTCTCGAATCGTGGGCGTGTGGATCTTCAGGGCGCGCCCCTTGTAGTCGACGTAATCGGCCTCGGGAGACCAGAACTCGGCAATCGCCTCGGTATCGCCCAAGTCGACCGCTTTCCGATAGGCCTCGATCGCATCACGGACCGATTGCTCGTTCGCCGAAACGCTTGCCGGCGCACTGGGCGATGCAGGACGCGCCTGCTGGGCCGAAGCGACCACCGGTATGCACCACGCGAGCGCGGCCGAAAAGGAAAGTGTTAACACCCGCTTAAGGGTTCTCTCGATCTGTCCGTTTCGCATATTTATCTCGGCAATGTTCCTGGATTTATGAGGGGACCGCCGGCGCTCGTGGCCATACGGCCGTGGATAACTGATGGCTGAAGCTGCGAACGAAGTGACGATGCCCCGCACGTCGGTCGCAACAGGCAGGACGTTGCGTTCAAAAGGGATAAGCGACGAACAACCTCTTGCCTGTTGCCCGCAATTATTGCCAGTCGACGGCGGGCCAAACAATGGCCGATCCGTCGCGGCTGCTGGTAAGAAGCAGTTTGCCGTCCGGAGAGAACGCCACGGACGAAACTTCCTGCGAATGCTGCTTCAGGTGCAGGATCTCCTTGCCCGTCTTCGCGTCCCACAACTTCACGGCATTGTCCTGTGCTCCGGTCGCGGCGCGGCTGCCGTCCGGCGTGAACGCCACCGAAGTCACCGGAGCCGTATGCCCTTCGAGCAGTAACAACTGCTTGCCGGTCGCGGCGTCCCAGATGCGGACGGTGTTATCTTCGCTGCCGGTTATGACGCGAGTGCCGTCGGACGAGAACACGGCTGCCAGCACGGCCCATTCATGCCCTTCGAGAGTCGCGAGCGATTCCCCAGTCTGCGCGTCCCAAATGCGCGCTGTCTTGTCACTCGAAGCCGTGATGATGCGTTTGCCGTCGGACGAATAACGGGCCGAGCGGACGGTGTCCTGATGCCCCTGGGCGTCGTCATTCGGTGGAAGCGACAAAACGAGCTGGCCGCTCGCAGCGTCCCAAATTTTGGCCGTCGCATCGTCGCTGGCCGAGAGCAGCCGCGTGCCGTCCGGTGAATACTCGACCGAATTCACATACCTTTCGGGCGAGGCGACGATCTTCAACTCGACGCTGCCGGTCGTTGCGTCCCACACCTTGATCGTACCGTCCCAACTGCACGTGGCGACGTGCCGGCCATCGGGCGAAAACGCGCCGGCTGCCACGGCGCCGTGCGGGCTGTAGGACATGATCTCGCGACCGTTGTCGATGCGCCACAGCGTGGCGTCGTTCCCTCCGGCCGTGGCGATGTGCGTCCCGTCCGGCGAGAACACGGCCGACCAGACCGCGTTGTGCCCCGTGTCGACGAGCGCGCCGTGACCGGCCTGATGCTTGGCGTTCTTTATTTCGGAGCCGCTGGCAAGATCCCACAGGCGAACTTTGTTATCGGTGCAGGCCGTCAGCACGCGATGCCCGTCGGCCGAGAGAGCCAACGACGAAACCACACACCCGGCCGTGTCTATGTCGCGGACGACGCGCGGACCGTCCAAGTTCCACAGGCGAATGTGCTTATCGGCACAGGCCGTGATCGCGAACCGGCCGTCGCCCGAGGTGATCATGGCGGCGACACTGTCCGGATGTTTCAGCACCTGCGCCGTCAACTCCTGACCGGTAGCGACATCCCATTGTCCGACGGAATTATCCGTACTGGCGGTGAGAACTCGCTTTCCGCCCGTGAGGAAATGCGCGGCGGTGATTTTGCGGCTATGCCCACTTAACAAATGCAATTGCTGTCCTGTCGCGGCGTCCCAGATGCGGCCTCGGCCGGCTGCGTCCCCGGTGAAGAGCAACTTGGCATCGGAAGAAATCGCCACGGCGGTGACGTCAGACTTGTGGCCAGTCAATTCATGCACGACCTTGCCGGTCGTTACATCCCACAATCGCGCTTTGCCGCCGTCGCCGCCGGTGAGCATCCAGCGTCCGTCACGCGAGAGGGCGAAAATGCCGCCGCGCCCCGTTTGTTCGAACAAGCCCAGTTCGCCGCCAGTTACGGCATCCCAGATGCGCACCGTATCGTCGCCGGCGCCCGTGAAGACCCGATGTCCATCCGGTGAGAAAGCGACGGTCGACACGAGGAAGGCGTGCCCCTCGCTGAGCGTGGTTGGTTTGCGTCCGGCGACGAGATCCTGAATCTTGGCCGTGCGATCCCGGCTGACCGTGATAATCTGCCGGCCATCCGGAGAAAAGGCGGCGCCCAGGAGCGCGTCGTCGTGACCACCGTAGGCGCGGAACTCTTCGTAATGAGCGACGTCCCAGATTTTGCCCTGGTGATCGTAGCCGGCCGACAACACAAATTGGCCGTCGGGCGAGAAGGAGCACGAACGGACCCAGCCTGCATGACCACGCAGCGTCTGACGGCAAGTGCCGTGCATGACGTCCCACAGTTTTACGGTGTTGTCGTGGCTGGCACTGACCAGCAAGTTGCCATCGGCCGAAAATCGAACGCAACGCACCGGCGCGTTGTGGCCCAACAGCGCTTGATATTTGGTCGACGTGCCGGTCTCTTCGCTGAGGAGCGTGCCGAAGTCGAACGGCCTCACCTGGTCCGGACGCCACAGCAGAATGCGCTTGTCGTATCCGGCCGTGGCGACATAACGCCCGTCATGTGAAAACGCGGCCGAGTAGACCGGCCCGGCGTGCCCCGTAAAGGGAGCGCTCTTTTCCTCGGACGCGACCGACCAGACGATCGCCGTACCGTCCTGGCTGGCAGTAACGATATGCGACTCGTCGGGCGAAAACGCCGCGGACCAGATCCACCAGGTATGTCCTTTGAATTCCCGGATTTGCTCACCGGACTCGACATCCCACAACCGCGCGGTCTTGTCGTACGATCCGCTGAGCAGTCGTTTACCGTCGCGCGAGAACGCGACGCTCAGTACGGCATCGGTATGTCCATCAAGCGTACGCAGCGGGTCGCCGGTTGCCGCGTCCCACAGCCGTAGCTCTCCATCTTTGTCATTGCTGCCGGTGGCGATCAATTTTCCGTCCGGCGAATAAGCAACGGCGTGAACGTAGCGACCGTGCTTCAATGTCTTCAGTTGTTGCCCGGTGGCGACATTCCACACCCGGGCTACCCCCTCCCAACTGCCGGTGACCACTTGCTTGCCGTCGGGCGAATAGCTGGCCGAATCGATCGGCCCCTCCTCACGAAACGTCTGCACGCTCTGCCGGCAGAGGTGCATCAGACGCCCCCACTCCCAATTGCGTAAATGCGATTGGCAGTCGTTCAACAGTTGGGCGGCATAGCCGAAGGCGTTTTCGTCGATCTTGGCCGAAACCAGCCCGATCGAGGCGATATAAGCATCGTATTCCTTCTGCAGACGGAGCGCTTCTTCCTGCTCGCGCAGCGCTTGTTCGGCCTTCTCGGCCGCCACGGCGACTTTTTCCGATTCGACGGCCGCCTGCTCGGCTTCCACCGCGGCCTGCTTGGCGGCGATGGCGTTGTCGCGGTCCATTTCGGCCTGCGCTTCGGCCGCCTGCGCGCGAACCCGTTGCTCGTTGGCCGTTTTCTCCGAAGCGACCGCCTCGTCGCGCTTGGTTTTTGCCTCACCCTCGGCAGCGAGCGCGCGTGTCGCTTCCGCGTCGGCGCGGGCCGCCTGGGCTTTCGCCTCTTCACGCTGGGCGCGAATCGCGAAAAACGCCACCGTGACGATGACCACGACGGTCGCCACCAAGGCCCGCGCGGCGCGAACCAAGAATTTCAGACGTGTGCTGCGCACCTCGCGTTCGCGCTGAGCCGCTGTAACGCGACCGCGAAGCTCATCGAACGACGGTTCGTCCGCATCGAGCAGCGAGGCCGCCAGGTCCAAGTCCCCTTTCCCGGCCGCCGTCTCGGCATACGACGATTTGGCGACCAGCAGCCGTGCTCGGGCGCGGTCATTACCATCCCATAGCGATAGTGCTTCTTGATAGCCGAAAACGGCCCGAGCGTAATCTTGGTAATCGTGCGATGTCTGCGCTTGGGTCAGGTCCTCTTCCGCGCGGTCCGAAAGCAAAATGCTTTCCGAATGCGAGTGGTACAGCCGGATCGCGGCCTGGAAATCGAGAACGCTGGCGTATCGGCCATCGATCTCGGTAGACATGGCGTGCCGCGCGATTTCGATCAGCTCGCCCGTGATTTCCGTCGGTTGGATCTCGTTGCGTGCCACGGCGTACAGGCAGCTCATCACGTCGCGGCCGGCATGTGGCGGCTTGCCCGTGAGAACTTCGTACAGGATGGCCCCCAACAGATAGATGTCACTAGGCGCGCCGATCCGATCCAAAGGACCGCTGGCCATCTCCGGCGCCATGTAGGCTGGCGTGCCCCCCATCCCACCCGATTGTGTGATCGAGCCGAGGTGGCGGAAGCGTGGCGCCAGTAGCGCCAGTCCCCAGTCCATGACCAGTACTTCGCCGAAGTCGCCGAGCATGACGTTTTCAGGCTTTAGATCGCGATGCACGACGCCACGCGAATGCGCAAAGGCCACGGCGTCCGCCACCTTCATGAGAATTTCCAGGTTCTCATGAAGGTTCTTCTTCTTGAGCACCTTGATCCACGGCGTCCCTTCGACCCGTTTCATCGAGTAGAACAGCGCGCCCGATTCGTTCGAGCCCAGGTCATAAATGGGCACGATGTTCGGATGGTCGAGGTCCCCCGTGACCACGGCTTCGGAAAGGAACTTCTGCCGTTGATCGGCATCCGTGGCCATATCGCGGCGAATCATCTTGATCGCCACGGTGCGATCGATCGATGCCTGCCGCGCGGCATACACGACGCCCATGCCCCCCTTGCCGATCATTTCCAGCAATTCGTAGTCGGCGCTGTCCAGCGATGGCTCTTCCGGCGCCCGCACCGTGCGAGGACGAACGACCAGGTGCGTTTGCGAGGCAGAGCCAGGCTCGGCCGTCTTGATTGTCATTCCGGGGCGGGCTTCGGGCGAGATTGTCGCTTCCCACATGCCCGTCAGGCGTTCGACTTCTTCGGCAGGCAATTCATCGGCATTGAGCGTGGCACCGATTCCGTGCGTGGCCCGCGCATCGCCCCCTTTTGGCTTTTCCCCTTCGACGAAAGCAAACGTGTAATCGCTCTCGGTCGCTTCGCGCGGCGCGCCCGGGAGCGCGTCTTTCGCGGCGGCCGCCAAATCGGCCGAATCCAATGTCAGGTCCGCCGCCAGCGTCGGACGGGAGATGGGCGGCTCGGCGTCACTGGCCGCCGGGCTTGGCGGCTCGGGCATAAAGGCGACCGTGAAGTCGCTTTCGGTTAGCCGGCGCGTGCCATTGGGATCGTTGTCGTCGACAACTTCGTCCTCGGCAGGACGAATCGCGCCGGCAATCGGCGCCGCCGGATCAAACGCCACGGTAAAGTCGCTGTCGGTCGCCGTCCGCCCAATCTCGTCGTTTTCAGGCGCGACCGAGGGTACGCCGATAACGCCCGCGATTGGCTGCTCGGGGGACTCTTCCTGGGGAAAGGCGATCGTTAAGTCACTCTGTGCAATTGTCCGCTGCAGGTCGTCATCACCCGACACGGCGGAATCAGCCCCCTCGTCGAACTCGAATTCGAGATCATCTTCCACTTCGGCGAGTAGTTCCGCTTCCAAATCCGGTGCGAGCTCGGCTTCAACACCATCGTCGGCGATCCTGTCCCCCGTCGCCGCGCCGGGCAGTTCCTCGCCACCATCGTCGGGGACGAAGGCGATCGTAAAATCAGCGACGCCCAGTGTGCGTGGCCCTTCGACTTCGTCTTCGTCGAATACGAGTGGCTCAATCGCTGCATCTTCGGCGTCAACAAGGGGCAACTCTGCACGAGGCACTACCGGAGGAATCGCCGCCCGAGGCACCTTGCGGGCCGTATCGTCCAGGAACGTCGCTTGCGTTCGTAGCAGCGTCAGATCGACTTGGCTCGCGTCGGATTTCGACGGAAACGTGGCCGAGTCAAAAGTGCCTGAGTCGCCTATTCCCGATTCTGTACTACCCTTGCCGCGCCGGCGAACCGTACGATCGACAATCTTGCGCAGGAAGGATGGGACTCGGCGCTTCGGGGCCGGCGGCTCCGCGGCTTGTACAGCGGGCTCCGTGATGTCCTCCAGCGCGACCACGCGAAATTGCTCGAACTCGGCTGAATCGACGGTCTGATCCGCGCTCGTAGGCAGCAGCGCATCACACGCGGGGCAGCGTGCGTCGAGGGGGGCGATCGTGGTGTTACAAAACGGACACGAGTTCATAAGTTAGCTGCCTGATCGAATTGCGCGAGTGTCGTGCATTTCATGCAATCATTTCGGAGTCGTTGGCCGATTGAGCATCCGCTGCAATCGACGGCGTAACCGGGCCGGTTTCGCCAACGCGTCGGCCGGGGCCTCGGCCAGGCTCTCGTCGACGCGCTGTGCCCACCGATCACCGCTCCATAGCGAACTTGCCGCGACTGCGGCCACGGCCGGCGCGAACAACGCCCGATAGCGGGCCGTTGCCGCACGTTCGATCGTGACGCCCGTGGATGAACTTGCCGCGCCCGAGTCCGAGGGCGGTCCAACCGGCGCAGCTTCGGGAGCACCGAAGTCCGCAGGCACCGGTAACGCGTCCTCGTCGGCCGCGCTGGGCACTTCGGATTGTTCGACAGGGCGTGCTGCGACCGGCGCCCGGTCGGCGCCTTCGTTGGCGTCGACGAATTGATTTTCCTGTTCGTCGGCACGCTCCCAATGCGAGGTCGGCGGACGGTCCTGCGTCCCTTCGGAATCATCGGTCGGGTCAATCGGCTTGCCGTGCCGCACGACCACGTCCATGATCATGCGCTCGGTCCCTTGCTCGACGTAATACAACCGGTAATGGTCGTCCGGCAACTTCGCGAACAGGGCCGTGAGGTTATTCAGCACGTCGACCGGCAATAAAACGATGCCACGCTCAGCACCGGCGGCCGGATCGAACGATCGCAGCGCCACGACGGGCTTGGTCGTTCCCAGCCCTTCGCCTTGTGGGGCGTGGAGATCGAATTGAACCGTCGTGAACGTCAATACGATCGGCTGCGTCGCGGGCAGATCCACATGGTCGCCGCCGCCGTCGAAATGGGGAATCGTCGTCTGCTGCTGCAAGTAGAACAGCGCCAATTGTCCACCAACGGGGCCCAGGCCTGACACGGCCGATGTGTGGGCGCCGTTAGCAGCCAGGTTTGTATCGCTGGCCACGCTGACCGTGATCGTGATCGGCGCCGAAGGGTTAGCTGCGTCCGGCGGCGCGTCATAAAAGTGCTGGATCGAAAAACTTCCCTGAGGGACGTTCTGAATCACCTGGACCGTATCTTCCCAGTTGATGGTCAGCGTCAGCGGGCTGCCGCCAGGATGGCCGACGTTGCCCGTGATCGTCACGATGCCGCTCGACCCCAGGTCGTTGCCCAGGAAGTTGACCAGCGTCGGAGTCACGTCGTGTACAGTGATCGAGCTCAGCGCGCTGCCGACGCCCGTGTGTACGTCCATCACGCTGATCTGAACCGAGTTCACCTGGTTGGGGTTACCGGTTTTATTGTCGTCGAACACGTGCGTCAGCGTGAAATTGGTCGCGCCGGCCGGTAACGCGATCGCTTGCGGAGCACTTTGATCTCCCCAATTCACCGTCAGGACGAACGTGTCGGTCGGCCCGGGATCGAAAATCGTTCCGGTCAACGTTGCGACGTTGCTGACGTAATTGATAGTTAGATCATTCGGCGTGATCGAGAGGTTACTGACCGTCGGCGCGACGTCCGTCACGATCAGCGATGTATCGCCCGTCGTGGTCTTGCCGAATTGATCGGTGACCGACACGTGAATCGGCTGCACTTCTGTCAGGCTGGGATTCGAGTTGTCGTACAGATACGTATGCGTTGCCGAGAACTGACCGGCCGCGTTGACCTGGAAGGTTTCCGGCGCGCTGCCGTCTCCCCAGGTCACCGTGACTTCCATCGGGAAAGCGCCGGGACGCAGGCTCTCGACCGTGCCCGTCAATGTGGTTGTCGAACCCTGCAACACGTTCGGAGCCGACAAGTTCGTCAAGATTGGATAAGGGTTCAGGCTCGTCACCGCGATCGTGCCGGGTGCGGAGGACGCGGACTGATTGATCGCCGCATCCGTCGCTGTGGCCACCACGGTCAGGGTGAACGTCGTCGACACGGTGCTGTCGGGCATCGTCAACGTCAGCCCGGCCACCTCGGCCTCGGTCAACGTGTAGCTCGATTGGCCCGTGTGATCGTTCCCCAGGCCGTCGTGCAGAATCGCATCCGTGGGCACGTTCGAAACGTCGAACGTCAGCACCTCGGGCTTATTGCTGTCGGTCAATGCTCCGGAAATGCCGATCGAGATCGGCAACCCGTTAAAGCCCGACGTGGGCGTGGTCACGGTCAACGTCGGAGCATGCACGACCGGTGCCACGGTGATCGCCACCGTAGAAGTGTCGGTCAGTGGCCCGCCAGCGCCCGTCGCGCCCAGATCGTTCGACAACATGGTCAACGTATCGGGCCCGTAATAGGCAAACGTCGGTGTGTACGTCAGGCCGAGCGACAACTCGTTACTAATCTGCGCCGTCGTGCCAAGAATGATCAGCGTGTCGGTACCGCTCCCCGTGATGACGGTT is part of the Pirellulales bacterium genome and encodes:
- a CDS encoding GyrI-like domain-containing protein, translated to MEYQVQIQMLVARPLAVVRLRASQAQLSAVIPQACGEVWNFVRAAQIKTAGRHVAIYYDSEINIECGVEVDEPFTSDGRVIASATPAGRVATVAHFGPYQLLSAAHQAVTQACRLQGHALAGPSWEIYGHWTDDPTQVRTDVFYLLK
- a CDS encoding protein kinase translates to MNSCPFCNTTIAPLDARCPACDALLPTSADQTVDSAEFEQFRVVALEDITEPAVQAAEPPAPKRRVPSFLRKIVDRTVRRRGKGSTESGIGDSGTFDSATFPSKSDASQVDLTLLRTQATFLDDTARKVPRAAIPPVVPRAELPLVDAEDAAIEPLVFDEDEVEGPRTLGVADFTIAFVPDDGGEELPGAATGDRIADDGVEAELAPDLEAELLAEVEDDLEFEFDEGADSAVSGDDDLQRTIAQSDLTIAFPQEESPEQPIAGVIGVPSVAPENDEIGRTATDSDFTVAFDPAAPIAGAIRPAEDEVVDDNDPNGTRRLTESDFTVAFMPEPPSPAASDAEPPISRPTLAADLTLDSADLAAAAKDALPGAPREATESDYTFAFVEGEKPKGGDARATHGIGATLNADELPAEEVERLTGMWEATISPEARPGMTIKTAEPGSASQTHLVVRPRTVRAPEEPSLDSADYELLEMIGKGGMGVVYAARQASIDRTVAIKMIRRDMATDADQRQKFLSEAVVTGDLDHPNIVPIYDLGSNESGALFYSMKRVEGTPWIKVLKKKNLHENLEILMKVADAVAFAHSRGVVHRDLKPENVMLGDFGEVLVMDWGLALLAPRFRHLGSITQSGGMGGTPAYMAPEMASGPLDRIGAPSDIYLLGAILYEVLTGKPPHAGRDVMSCLYAVARNEIQPTEITGELIEIARHAMSTEIDGRYASVLDFQAAIRLYHSHSESILLSDRAEEDLTQAQTSHDYQDYARAVFGYQEALSLWDGNDRARARLLVAKSSYAETAAGKGDLDLAASLLDADEPSFDELRGRVTAAQREREVRSTRLKFLVRAARALVATVVVIVTVAFFAIRAQREEAKAQAARADAEATRALAAEGEAKTKRDEAVASEKTANEQRVRAQAAEAQAEMDRDNAIAAKQAAVEAEQAAVESEKVAVAAEKAEQALREQEEALRLQKEYDAYIASIGLVSAKIDENAFGYAAQLLNDCQSHLRNWEWGRLMHLCRQSVQTFREEGPIDSASYSPDGKQVVTGSWEGVARVWNVATGQQLKTLKHGRYVHAVAYSPDGKLIATGSNDKDGELRLWDAATGDPLRTLDGHTDAVLSVAFSRDGKRLLSGSYDKTARLWDVESGEQIREFKGHTWWIWSAAFSPDESHIVTASQDGTAIVWSVASEEKSAPFTGHAGPVYSAAFSHDGRYVATAGYDKRILLWRPDQVRPFDFGTLLSEETGTSTKYQALLGHNAPVRCVRFSADGNLLVSASHDNTVKLWDVMHGTCRQTLRGHAGWVRSCSFSPDGQFVLSAGYDHQGKIWDVAHYEEFRAYGGHDDALLGAAFSPDGRQIITVSRDRTAKIQDLVAGRKPTTLSEGHAFLVSTVAFSPDGHRVFTGAGDDTVRIWDAVTGGELGLFEQTGRGGIFALSRDGRWMLTGGDGGKARLWDVTTGKVVHELTGHKSDVTAVAISSDAKLLFTGDAAGRGRIWDAATGQQLHLLSGHSRKITAAHFLTGGKRVLTASTDNSVGQWDVATGQELTAQVLKHPDSVAAMITSGDGRFAITACADKHIRLWNLDGPRVVRDIDTAGCVVSSLALSADGHRVLTACTDNKVRLWDLASGSEIKNAKHQAGHGALVDTGHNAVWSAVFSPDGTHIATAGGNDATLWRIDNGREIMSYSPHGAVAAGAFSPDGRHVATCSWDGTIKVWDATTGSVELKIVASPERYVNSVEYSPDGTRLLSASDDATAKIWDAASGQLVLSLPPNDDAQGHQDTVRSARYSSDGKRIITASSDKTARIWDAQTGESLATLEGHEWAVLAAVFSSDGTRVITGSEDNTVRIWDAATGKQLLLLEGHTAPVTSVAFTPDGSRAATGAQDNAVKLWDAKTGKEILHLKQHSQEVSSVAFSPDGKLLLTSSRDGSAIVWPAVDWQ
- a CDS encoding nuclear transport factor 2 family protein, which encodes MRNGQIERTLKRVLTLSFSAALAWCIPVVASAQQARPASPSAPASVSANEQSVRDAIEAYRKAVDLGDTEAIAEFWSPEADYVDYKGRALKIHTPTIRERTQSREDGHIARQAPKTETLAVRFITPDVAVEDGTIERSDAPGDHPKLGRYCAMWVKKDGRWLIDGVRESLYRAAAGANKFQDLDWMIGDWVAEGPQGTIQVSCTWGPEKAYILRHLKVEPKGEEPALSATQWIGWDPVHERIHSFVYDSRGGYGQGIWSKDGDAWTVSTSGVLPDGQRTSATNFYSRVDDNTAIWESVDDQIEGRPGPDVRFRATRKPAKK